A DNA window from Bacillus carboniphilus contains the following coding sequences:
- a CDS encoding TVP38/TMEM64 family protein — MAEWTISIFEQYSNVAIILSIILNTIISILGIIPSVFLTSANIYFWGFWEGTMISFLGEVIGAGVSFLIFRKGGRDLAHEKFGNHPRVRKLLVVQGKEAFFLILSLRLLPFIPSGIITLTAAIGSVSFWVFFVSSSIGKIPALMMEAYSVHEVMEWTVQGKVILAIVGLVIGLYVVKNIKQAKK; from the coding sequence ATGGCTGAATGGACTATATCCATATTTGAACAATATAGTAACGTCGCGATCATATTAAGTATTATTCTGAATACAATCATTAGCATCTTAGGCATTATTCCAAGTGTGTTTCTGACGTCAGCAAATATATATTTTTGGGGATTCTGGGAAGGGACCATGATTTCTTTTTTAGGTGAGGTCATAGGAGCAGGAGTGTCCTTCCTCATTTTTAGAAAAGGGGGAAGGGATCTCGCTCATGAGAAGTTTGGGAATCACCCACGTGTCCGCAAGCTCTTAGTAGTACAAGGCAAAGAAGCTTTTTTTCTCATATTATCGTTAAGGTTATTACCTTTTATCCCATCAGGCATTATAACTTTAACAGCAGCCATTGGCTCAGTTTCGTTTTGGGTCTTTTTTGTTTCGAGTTCTATAGGGAAAATACCTGCTTTAATGATGGAGGCTTACTCTGTTCACGAGGTCATGGAGTGGACAGTCCAAGGGAAAGTTATTTTGGCTATAGTAGGACTGGTTATTGGTCTATATGTGGTAAAAAATATAAAGCAAGCAAAAAAATAG
- a CDS encoding VOC family protein has translation MFKLTNPYLTFNGNAKEALEFYKQVLKGEITNLSTFGEADFPTPPEADHRIIHARFEMGEQFFMVSDTFPNQTVEVGSNISLVLDFDSDAEIKEIYDHMVENGKILMELQDTFWGATYAKVQDPFGIIWELNYTKQQ, from the coding sequence ATGTTTAAATTAACGAATCCCTATTTAACTTTTAATGGAAATGCAAAAGAAGCTCTTGAGTTTTACAAGCAGGTATTAAAAGGAGAGATTACGAACCTTAGTACATTTGGAGAGGCTGATTTTCCAACTCCACCAGAAGCGGATCACCGAATCATACACGCGCGTTTTGAAATGGGTGAACAGTTCTTTATGGTATCTGACACGTTCCCTAATCAAACTGTAGAAGTTGGCTCAAACATTTCATTGGTGTTAGATTTTGATTCAGATGCTGAAATTAAAGAGATTTATGATCATATGGTGGAAAATGGTAAGATCTTAATGGAACTTCAAGATACTTTCTGGGGTGCTACATATGCGAAAGTGCAAGATCCATTCGGTATCATCTGGGAACTAAACTATACTAAACAGCAATAA
- a CDS encoding LL-diaminopimelate aminotransferase has protein sequence MFKQSRKMEQIPPYMFAEFARKKAEMIKAGVDVIDLGIGDPDLPTPEHIVEKLVEEARKPENSKYPSFIGHPAFRKAVAHFYKREFDVELDPDTEVLALIGSKEGIAHIVPTVLNPGDYCLIPDPGYPPYRMATYLAEANVQYMPLKKENQFKPIFTDIPQDILPLAKLMFLNYPGNPTASTVDLKFYEDAIAFARKHNIIIAQDSAYNMITFQNYKAPSVLQVEGAKEVAVEFGSLSKTYSMTGYRIGYVVGNKDVIKSLSVYKSNTDTGQFTPIQLAAAYALNGDQSCIGKHNTIYWERMKAMIEGLKAIDVEVEPPKGSFFIWAPTPKGYTSSEFASTVLEQTGVIITPGNAFGPSGEGYFRVSLSLPNDVLADAIDRIKKNIKLSKK, from the coding sequence ATGTTTAAGCAATCAAGAAAAATGGAGCAGATTCCTCCCTATATGTTTGCTGAGTTTGCTAGGAAAAAAGCCGAGATGATTAAAGCCGGTGTGGATGTCATTGATTTAGGAATCGGTGACCCTGATTTACCAACCCCTGAACATATTGTTGAAAAGCTTGTTGAAGAAGCCCGAAAGCCTGAGAACTCGAAGTACCCTAGTTTTATAGGACATCCTGCTTTTAGAAAAGCAGTCGCCCATTTTTACAAAAGAGAATTTGATGTGGAACTAGATCCAGATACAGAGGTCCTAGCCTTAATCGGATCTAAAGAAGGGATTGCACATATCGTACCAACTGTTTTAAACCCAGGAGATTACTGTTTAATTCCAGATCCAGGGTATCCGCCATATCGTATGGCAACTTATTTAGCCGAAGCAAATGTCCAATATATGCCGCTCAAAAAGGAGAACCAATTCAAGCCTATTTTCACTGACATTCCTCAAGATATCTTACCTTTAGCCAAGCTAATGTTTCTTAATTATCCAGGTAACCCTACTGCGTCAACTGTTGACCTCAAATTTTACGAAGATGCCATTGCCTTTGCCCGTAAACACAATATCATTATTGCACAAGATTCTGCCTATAATATGATCACTTTTCAAAACTATAAAGCTCCTAGTGTTCTCCAAGTGGAAGGTGCAAAGGAGGTTGCTGTAGAGTTTGGCTCATTATCAAAGACTTATAGTATGACAGGATACCGAATTGGATATGTAGTTGGAAACAAGGACGTTATTAAATCGTTGTCTGTCTATAAAAGTAATACAGATACCGGTCAGTTTACACCCATTCAGCTAGCAGCTGCATATGCCCTAAATGGAGATCAAAGCTGTATAGGCAAGCATAACACCATTTATTGGGAGAGAATGAAGGCGATGATTGAGGGTTTAAAGGCTATTGATGTAGAGGTAGAACCACCAAAAGGGTCCTTTTTCATTTGGGCTCCAACACCAAAGGGCTATACCTCAAGTGAATTTGCAAGTACTGTCTTAGAGCAAACGGGAGTGATTATAACACCAGGAAATGCTTTTGGACCATCGGGGGAAGGGTATTTTAGAGTTTCATTGTCTTTACCAAATGATGTTTTAGCCGATGCGATTGATAGAATCAAGAAAAATATAAAATTATCCAAAAAGTGA
- a CDS encoding aldehyde dehydrogenase family protein, translated as MNKQTTSQTGTKVQQQTKKYLNYINGEWVASVSGKFSKNVNPATGECLGEVPQSTKEDVDLAVLAAKKAQKSWRIVPAPERAEILYEVGRLLKEKKEELSQILTSEMGKVIAEARGEVQEAIDMAYYMAGEGRRLFGDTVPSELRNKFAMSVRVPVGIAGLITPWNFPIAIASWKSLPALVAGNAVVWKPASETPFLAAEFVKIYEEAGLPKGLLNLVFGSGGVVGNAIVEHPDIDIVSFTGSNEIGRQINERAGGMLKRTSLEMGGKNAVTVLEDANLDLAVDGIIWSAFGTAGQRCTACSRVIVHEAVKEELERKLLERVSKLKIGNGLDESVDVGPVINKASLKRIDNYVKIGVKEGAKLLCGGEILSGGEYDQGHYYAPTLFTDVTSDMTIAQEEIFGPVTSIIPVKSLEEAIEVNNSVEFGLSSSIFSQDVNRVFQAMRDLDTGIVYVNAGTTGAEIHLPFGGTKGTGNGHRDSGVAALDVFTEWRSVYVDYSGTLQRAQIDNK; from the coding sequence ATGAATAAACAAACAACATCCCAAACAGGTACAAAAGTACAACAGCAAACCAAAAAATACTTAAACTATATTAATGGTGAATGGGTTGCCTCCGTTTCTGGAAAATTTTCAAAAAATGTGAATCCAGCTACAGGGGAATGCTTAGGTGAAGTTCCACAATCAACAAAAGAAGACGTGGATCTAGCTGTATTAGCAGCTAAGAAAGCTCAAAAGTCTTGGAGGATTGTTCCTGCCCCAGAAAGAGCCGAAATCTTATATGAAGTTGGAAGACTTTTAAAGGAAAAGAAAGAAGAGCTATCACAAATTCTCACAAGTGAAATGGGAAAAGTTATTGCTGAAGCACGAGGGGAAGTTCAGGAAGCTATTGATATGGCTTACTATATGGCAGGAGAGGGTCGCCGGTTATTTGGAGACACAGTTCCGTCTGAATTGCGAAATAAGTTTGCCATGAGCGTTCGTGTGCCAGTCGGAATTGCTGGACTCATTACTCCATGGAACTTTCCTATTGCTATTGCTTCATGGAAGTCCCTTCCAGCCTTAGTAGCAGGAAATGCTGTTGTCTGGAAGCCTGCATCTGAAACTCCATTTTTAGCGGCTGAATTTGTCAAAATTTATGAAGAGGCTGGCTTACCAAAAGGCTTATTAAACTTAGTTTTTGGTAGCGGTGGAGTGGTTGGTAATGCAATTGTTGAGCATCCTGATATAGATATCGTTTCCTTTACTGGTTCCAATGAAATCGGCCGTCAAATCAATGAGCGTGCAGGTGGGATGTTAAAACGGACTTCCCTTGAAATGGGAGGGAAAAATGCTGTTACAGTTCTGGAGGATGCAAATCTAGATCTTGCTGTCGACGGAATTATCTGGAGTGCATTTGGGACAGCAGGTCAAAGATGTACGGCCTGCAGTCGCGTCATTGTACATGAAGCTGTAAAAGAAGAGCTTGAACGAAAATTATTGGAAAGAGTCTCCAAGCTGAAAATTGGAAATGGGTTAGATGAGTCTGTTGATGTTGGTCCGGTTATCAATAAGGCTTCATTAAAGAGAATTGATAACTATGTGAAGATTGGTGTAAAAGAAGGAGCAAAGCTACTGTGTGGTGGTGAAATCTTGTCAGGTGGAGAGTACGATCAAGGTCACTACTACGCACCGACACTTTTTACTGACGTAACGTCTGATATGACGATTGCTCAAGAAGAAATCTTTGGTCCCGTTACTTCTATTATTCCTGTAAAAAGCTTAGAGGAAGCAATTGAGGTCAATAACAGTGTTGAATTTGGACTTTCAAGCTCCATTTTCTCTCAAGATGTGAATCGAGTATTCCAAGCTATGCGTGATTTAGATACGGGAATTGTATATGTGAACGCAGGGACGACTGGGGCCGAGATTCACTTACCATTTGGGGGAACAAAAGGGACTGGAAATGGCCATAGGGATTCTGGTGTTGCGGCACTAGATGTCTTCACTGAATGGAGATCTGTTTATGTAGATTACAGCGGGACTCTTCAGAGGGCTCAAATTGATAACAAGTAA
- a CDS encoding CdaR family transcriptional regulator, giving the protein MRILEHIAQGIAEKTSEVLQFPISITDNEGYIIGSTDKKRIGLFHKPSLEVIKNDRMVNCENEIENEILPGISVPIRFNNNVIGVLGIVGEPGEIEKYVHLVKNHVEMMCQEAFRKEMIELKEKMIEVFIHQMIHYKESDANLHIYQYAKLLDYDLETDKVCLLIDIQSLSKNISTKQTNEALYGSFQLQYFQREVLDFLYLLFHESNNDLISFLNIERFIIFKSLSDEHSFPLLQHQLEAKLQRLNTFLEAKYKVSATISVGDIGTGISGASESYSNAKKAMNVGATDSNANIFFYNERETLLKLLSKELTGEYKKKLIKLISPLTEADNYNVLAETFTMFCKNNMNMSVASRNMFIHRNTLIYRLEKLKELTSLDTSNFEHCMLLHAAIQCYEENKEPVS; this is encoded by the coding sequence ATGCGAATTCTTGAACACATTGCACAAGGGATTGCTGAAAAGACAAGTGAAGTCTTACAATTCCCCATTAGCATTACGGATAATGAAGGGTATATTATTGGTTCCACTGATAAAAAACGGATTGGCTTATTCCATAAACCTTCATTGGAAGTTATTAAAAATGACAGAATGGTAAATTGTGAAAATGAAATAGAAAATGAAATTCTCCCCGGTATTTCTGTCCCAATAAGGTTTAATAACAATGTCATTGGAGTACTAGGAATTGTAGGTGAACCTGGAGAAATCGAGAAATATGTTCACTTAGTCAAAAATCATGTTGAAATGATGTGCCAAGAAGCATTTAGAAAAGAAATGATAGAACTTAAAGAAAAAATGATTGAAGTATTTATTCATCAAATGATTCACTATAAAGAATCAGATGCTAACCTACATATTTATCAGTATGCAAAACTACTAGATTATGATTTAGAAACAGATAAAGTTTGTTTACTCATTGATATACAGTCTCTCTCAAAGAACATATCTACTAAACAAACAAATGAAGCCCTTTATGGGAGCTTTCAACTTCAATATTTTCAAAGGGAAGTTCTAGACTTTCTTTACTTGCTATTTCATGAATCCAATAATGACTTAATTTCCTTTTTAAACATTGAAAGATTTATTATCTTTAAATCACTTTCCGATGAACATTCGTTTCCTCTACTGCAGCATCAACTTGAGGCAAAACTTCAACGACTTAATACGTTTTTAGAAGCAAAGTACAAAGTATCCGCAACCATCTCTGTTGGTGATATTGGAACTGGTATTTCCGGAGCCTCAGAGTCGTATAGTAATGCCAAAAAAGCGATGAATGTTGGTGCAACAGATTCAAATGCTAATATATTCTTTTATAACGAAAGAGAGACATTGTTAAAATTACTTTCTAAAGAACTAACAGGTGAATATAAGAAAAAGCTAATTAAGCTTATCTCACCATTAACGGAAGCAGACAATTACAATGTGTTGGCCGAAACTTTTACAATGTTTTGTAAAAATAATATGAATATGAGTGTAGCCTCAAGGAACATGTTTATCCATCGGAACACTCTTATATATCGATTAGAAAAATTAAAGGAACTAACCTCTCTGGATACAAGTAATTTCGAACATTGTATGTTATTACATGCTGCAATCCAATGCTACGAAGAAAATAAAGAGCCTGTTTCCTGA